caccaaaacaaagcaaaaatggaagCAACTTTTGTCAAGccctaacaacaacaaataatagcaagaataaaTGCTAGGATTGTGTGGAGGAGTGGGTCTCATGTGTGTGCTGATAACAGGAGCCTCATAGAAAAAACTCTTCTGCAAGGACGTCTGTCCAGCAGCTGCCTGTCCAACCTGGGGCTGGCGCCACCCTTGTTTTTGGTCCCAGAGGCCAAGAATCATTGATGCAAAAACAGCATATGCTGTTTTTTCACAAGCTTCACCTTGAAACTGAGGGAAACCCCAAATAAACCCACTAACTTCACTTGCTTTCAGTGggctttaaaaatcactaattccAGAGGTTGCACAGCTGGGCACTTTATTACCATTCTCCCGCTAGCTTTGCTGAAAACAACACCTCTGACTGTGGAACAGGATGATAACAGCTGCCTAGGTTACTTTTAGGGACTTGAAGGTGGTTTTTGTCAGTCAATTGACTCTTCGGTGGCTGATGAGCTCATGCTAGCGCTGCCATTTTCTGAACACACGTCCCATGCAGAGCCGTGGAGAGTGCATGCACACGCCGCTGATGACTTTCGGTCATACGATATCAGAGTCTGGTGGCAGTGGTGCTGGCAACTGCGTCCCAGAGGTCAGCGTCTCTGCCGGTGAGCACCGCCTAGCCTGGCCAGTCATGACAGTGTGTCGGTCACTGCCCACGCCACAGAAATCTTGCAGGTCTCGACTCTGCAAACCAGGTTCTGGCACTCCTGAGAGCACTGTTTGTCTCCGTGAATGGCTCTGTGGCACGACCGCTGCCCAGTgagtctgagaaactgtcacagctAAGAAGAACCCGCTGAGAAGAGTCAACAATGCAGCATGGTGTCCTGGAGAGGACCTTGGGACAGACAGAGGACATCaggtaaaaaggaaggaagtctGAATAAAGTGTGGCTGTAGCTAATTCTAATATTCACATAGTACATTTGGCAACAAATGTGCTGCGCTAACCTCACAAGGAGACAGTTGGGTGTAGGGTACAGGGGAGCTGTACCATCTTTGCGATTTTTCTGTAATTCTAAAACAactctaaattttttaaatacacctTTTACTAGTGGAAaggagccaggcctggtggtatatgcctgtaatcccactactcaggaagctgaggaaggaggaacccaaattcaagaccagcctgggctacatagtgagactttgtctcaacaaaacaaaaagagcgaaaagtagccaggcgccagtggctcacacctgtaatcctagctactcaggaagtagagatcaagaggatcacagttcgaagccagcccaggcaaatagtttgtgagaccctatcttgaaaaaaacccaacacaaaaaaagggcgggtggagtgactcaagtgatagagtgcctgcctagcaagcatgaggacctgagttcaaaccccagtactgccaaaacaaaaaaaaaaaaaagaaaaacaatgacaagaaaagccACAGAACAAGAGAAACGAGAAAAAAATTGTGGTTGACATTATAAAAGTTATGATGGCTGCAGACCTGGTCTCAGAGAGAGCAAAACTCCTTGTCTAAGCCTCAGAGATTTTCCTGGTGGGATAAATTGCCTAGGACCAGATCTGCCAGAGGGAACCACTGCAAGGTTTGAGAAAAACGGAAATACCGATTGGCCAGTTTGCTTCTCTGACTGGACTCATAAACTTCATGACCACACAGGACGGCATGAGGCTGCAAAGTCCAGAGTTCTCTCGGGCCTGCCTCGCTTTCCCGAAGATGCTCTGTCGTTGCCTGCCGAGCCTGGGTGGGCTGAGCACTGGTTCAGTCTCTGGTTCACTGTTTTCATGATTTGAAAAATTTATTCTGCAGCCAGATAAAACCACCTTCGCTTTATTTTAACCTCGTTTGGGATTTCTCGGCTTACACAATATGTATGATTCAACCGTGACTTATCAGGGTCTAGCTGGAAGAGAGGAAACTGCACCAGTTGTCCGAACAGAGAGAAGTTAATATACGGCTTTATTCACTGGGTACAAAGTAGCTAGGCAGCTTTCAGAATAAAGAACCTGAAGTTAGGGCCGGGtgcatagctcagtggttgagtgtttgcctagcatgcatgaggccctgggttctatccccaggactgttgaaaaataatgaataaataaaaatgttgagaaaTTTGAAATTATCTTAAAGGCAAAAAGAAGTAACCTCCACCCTTAGGCGAAAGGAACAAAGGGGAAAAGACATAGACATAGTGATTAAAATTTAGAAAGGGAGAGACCCAGGCAGCTGCAACTCAGACCCCACCTGGAGTGTGCTGGCAGGGGTGCTGGCAGTGGTGTCACTGCTCTAAGAATAGGATCCCAAGAGGGCTGGGACCTGGACCTCAGCCCAGCAAGTTGGTGTCTCTGAGGGAGGCTATGCATAGACAGTTTTACGCATGTTGGGAAAACTGCAAACTGGCCCGGCTTGGGAACAAACCACTGTGGCTCCCGTAGTGAGGAATCATTGCTGGGGGTGGCAAGGGGACAGGAAGCCCAGGGTAGGGCGCAAACGAGGAGCAGAGGCCTCTAGCGCCCTTATCCATGGGACACAAACAGAGACGAAGGGTAGgtctagaagaaatgggtaaatgaactgaacagaaatttttttcaaaggcccaaaatggccaaaaaacacatgaagaaatgctcaacatccctggccataaaggaaatgcaaatcaaaaccacattaagattccacctcaaaaataaacaaaaaaccctcaaaaaacaaaaaagattccacctcactcctgttataatggttgccatcaagaacacaaacaacaaatgttggtgaggatgtgagggaaaaggaacacttatgctctgttggtgagaatataaattagtgcagccactgggGAAAGCAggatggagtttcctcaaaaaactaaaaatagatctcccatatgatccagcaataccactcctagggatatacccgaaggaatgtgagtcgggttacaacaaaggcatttgcacacccatgtttattgcggcactattcacaattgctaagctatggaaacagccaagatgccccaccactgatgaatagattaagaaaatgtggtatttatacacaatggaatagtattcagccataaagaagcaCGAAATTTTGTCATccacaggtaaatgggtggaactggagaacatcatgttaggtgaagttaaccaggtttagaaagacagggccgaatgttttctctcatgtggaagacagatacaaatataaatacaacatcatacacatatacatatctacacacatacacagaacacGTTTCCAATAGTGCAACTGTTAGAGGAGACGAGgcgaggagggaaagaaaaagaaaatgatacagtGAATAATATGGAAATAcgtcacatctgtgtaggaacaagacagcGAAATGCTTGAAAACTGCTGAACGTACGGGGTGGGGGAAAGGTGAGGAAGAGTAATCGAGAGGTTAGGTGGATTAAACTGCAGCATATTTACAGGTAGAATGCCAGGCTAACTCCGCTGAACAGTGAAGAGATGCTTAACGAAGGACGGGTACagaacaggccatgcagggggaGGGTATAAATAGCGGAGGGGGAGAGTTagggaagagggtaaaggagggtgaatatggtggatgtgcaTTCTATACATGGGTGAATGAATATGGAACACCGAAGCCTGtcagtcattttaagaaaaggggggagaataatggagggaggaATCAACCGGGGTACAACATATgcatacgtggaaatgtcacgATGAGTCCCCCTGTATAGGTGCCATatactaatgaaaacattttaaacgtAAGGAATGTCTAGAAACACTCTCACTGGGGATGGCCCAGAGGTGACAGGCGCTCCCGGCCAGCCCACCCCGTTGTTCAGCTTCCAAGCCAACATTCTACACGTCTCTGAACTTCCGCAGACCAAAAACCCTGACTCTGCCTCAGGAGACGCAACTGTCCTTTGTACGGGGTGACCCAGCGTCCCTATCCCCAGCTGAGGGGCTCTGGTGGTGGGGCTGGCCGGGCAGCCACAGAGGCTCCTTCTCCTGGCTGTCAATTATCCTTCATGCACTGCCTCCGACTTTCACCTGCTAAGTTGCAAAGTTACCCACAAAGCTTGCTGGAAATAATAGGGAGGGTGTGGAGAGGCAGAAAAGGTAGCTACATGCAAATCTATGGTTACTTCCCAAGCAAGGCAGGAAGGGACAGTGGCCATAGCCCTTGCTCCTAGGACAAATCGCCAGGCCATAGCTTACATTCAGCTATGTGGCTGCCTGTCCGGTTTTCTTTGCCCTCAGCAGGGTCTCGGCTGCAAGGAGGTGACTCATACCTTCATTCCAGAAGGGCGTAAACCCACAATCACCCTGCCAGTTTATGCActtattgtttctttttgaatGTTTGGTTGCTATAGCTTTACATTAACAACAACcagcggtgctggggtttgaattcaggacctcccacttgctaggcttgagctgtgcccccatcCTGTTTGGCTTAAGGTATTTTTCAGGAAGGGCCTCACATTTTTCCTCCCGAGGGCGGCCTGGATCATGACTGATGCCTCCTGAAGGTGCCTGGCTAGGATTTACTCAGGTCTACAAAGTCCTTGGATCGTGTCCTCCCCTTGAGCGTGAGTGGGTCTGAGCGACTCCCCCTTTAGGAGTGGTCGATGGCAGTCCACTGACTCTACCTGTCCAGGAAAGGGGATCAACTTCCACTGCGCCTACAGTGGAAGGAGACCCTTGGTGCTGCCAGACTCCAAGGCTCCCGCCAATGTCCAAGGCCTGTGAGCTTCCTGGAGAAGTCAGGAGCTGCTGGGATGCCTTCCTGATGAATGCATGCTTACAAGTCTGGGTCCCCTTATAGGTCAGAGCTCTGCGTTGCTCTCCTGCAGTGGCTCGAACACAGTTCCAGGAACCtgatgacttaaaacaacagaaatgtattcttaCAGCTCTGGAGGGCAGAAGTTCAAAATTAAGCTGTGGGCAGAGCCACCCTCCCCACAGGGGCTCTGGGGTTTATTTGTTCTGTGCCTCTCCTGGCTGCCCAAGGTGTGAGATcttccttggctcatggctgcATCACCCCAGCCTGTGCCTCTGTGTCCACATGGCCGCCTCCTCTTTTGTGTATCTAGACAAGCCCCCCATCCTGAACTCTACCGTCTGCTTCTGTGTCTCTAGAAGGATGTATCATTGCATTTTAGAGCAACCCAGGTGATCCAGGATGGCCTCCTTATTTCAAGATCCTAAGTTAGTTACGTCTGCAAAGACCCCTTTTTCCATAGAGGATCACATCTTTCAGGGATGAGATGCTCATAGATTTTGGGGGTACACCACTCACCCCACTCTATATACTAATGCAGAAATGTGTGCAGAAGAAAATGGAGGGACTGGTTATCTGGCCAGGCAGTGGCTAAGAGCAATGGAAATATCGCTTGTTCTAGGGAACGGGACAGAAGGCAAAACAACTGGTTAACTTGTCCCCTCTAGTCACCTCAGAGGTTGAACTCAATGACAGTCTCTGGAGGACCCAGAAATAGGGCCCAAAAAGAGGGATTCAGTGACACTGGCTAAggtatggggtttttttgtttgtttgtttttgtttttttgtgaagggttttttcgagacaggatctcacaaactatttgcttgggctggcttccaatcaagattctcctgatctctgcctcctaagaagctgggattacaggtgtgagatgcCCAATTTGGTGTGGGGTTTTTATGATGTTTTTTTCAAAGAGAATAAAAGGCTAAGACTCCTAAATTTGAGTTCCAGGCATGGTCCAACACCCAAGGTGCTGTCTGCTTGCAAGGCAGAGCCCTCTGGTGGCCTCTGTGGAGGTGCACATACCAGGCCTCTGCTGCCCTGGAGCTTCAGAGGATCAGGGGGCAAGATGTCCCAGTGGGTCATCTTGAGTCCCAGAGTCTCTCCTCCCAAGTCAGGGCCCTGGCCTGGGCCAGAGCCCAGCGGGGAGGCTGTAGAAGGCAGCTGTCCCAGAGCTCCTGGACATTGCCTGCTTTGCAGCTGCAGTGTGTGAAAGTCCCTTCCTATTTGCTGCCACCAGTCCTCTAGCTTTCCCTGGTTGGAATGGGGACCCTGCTCTCTGTTCACTGCTATTCTCCACTGCAGTCCTGCAACAGTCAAATTTCCGCGGTTCTGATGGtcacccttccttccctccagccATTTGTCTGAACTGCTGCAGTCACCAGCAGGTCTGGTCCCCAGCGATCTCATTCCTCTGCCTGGGGAGAGGTTGTAATGATGGCTGCCTCCTGCCAGGGACCCCCAGTGTTCCATCTACTGTCAGCAATGGGTTCTTGTCCGCAGCTGGACAAAGGCTCCCGAGTCCCTAATGACACGTTGCAGTTGGCTTCCTTGGAGCCCTGAAGGTGGAGAGGTGCAGGGCAGAAAGACATTGGATGTTGTGCACCCAGCAAGACTGGCTTTGCCTAAAGGAGAGGTGGTGGGGTGGCTAGGAGACTTCAGGCCCTTTCTGGACTGCAGATTGACAGGCTCCTTGCCCCACTCTGGCCATGTGGTAAGAGGTGGAGGCACAGCTGTGCTGTGGGTGTCAGTGCAGCAGCTGTCAGCAAAGATCTGTTATGAGGGCAATGACAAAAGAGTGTCCAGTGTTTGGAAGCAGAGGTGTGCAGGGTTCGTGTGGCAGGACAGACCATGCAAACTTTGACCTTCATCTTGACCCTGGAAAGACATGAAAGAGGTGGCCACTGGCCAGAGGAGACCTCTAGCCTGTGCTTCAAGTGTGTCCCTACGAGTGTCCTCCTGAGGGCTTCTAAGTCTCAGGAGGACACCCTTTGGCTCTCTCCTTTCCCGAGTCACCATCCCATCGCAGAGATGTCTGGGATGGTACTTCCTGATTGAGCCTGGTGCCCTGGTCCGGTGGAAGCTATAGTTAAGGTTAAAACCTGTCTTCTCCCACTAGATGGAGCCAAGAAACCTTTGATGGCCCTGGCATCCCTCCTGCGGACAGATGAGGGAAGGCCCTGTGGAGCTCATTCAGCAGTGGGAATCACTGCTGGTTTCCGCTGGTGGCCATATTGCATCAGGGTGAAGCTCAGGATGTGTGCTGGGTGGAATGCAGTGCACCTGCCAGGGCTGACCCCTGTGCAGAAACAGCGTGGTGCTCTGCGGAACTCCGGGACCGCCCAGGAGGCAAGAGGCCAGGGCTGGCAGCCTCTGCTGTCCCTTCACACCTGACCTTCCTGGCTCTGTGGCAATCCTGGGCCATCTCCCTGTCATTCTGTGTCTCCGCAGGCATCAGACAGGGTGGGTGCTTAGGAAGTACTTCTGGATGGGCAGATGGGTGGGATAGAaggatggataggtagatggatgggtggatgtggTTGGGCGGGTAGGTAGAGGGATGAGCTCATGTTGGGTACTGTGCTGGGTGCTGTGAAGACAGTGAAGCGATCACCCCACAGTCATGTGGACATCACAGGGACTCTAAGGGAGGTGTAGAAGGCACTTCCCTTCAGGAAGTGTTGAATGAACTGAGTTTTAGGAGACACAAATTTCCCAGTGGGCTATGCTCCAGAGGACCCTCTGCTcagtttaattaatttaaaaattgatactCTATTCCATTTTGGCAAACATTTAAATCTATTTGAAACTGCTTTGGCATGAAGATCTACTTTTTCAACTGTGAGTTTTAAGAATCATAAATATAGATCAAATGGTTCTGGTGGAAATGTAGGGTTCAAATGGAAATGTGCTATAAGTGTAAGATACACACTATATTCGGAAGATATGAGAAAAGGATGCAAAATGTCTCTTTAATAAAGTTTCACGTTGATTGCATATTAGAATGATCACATTTCAGATACAGTGGATTaggtaaaatatattattaaaattgattCCACTTGTAATGAATTATtagtcagccataaaaaggaaggaagcacTTACTGGTGTGTTCTATATGAGAAGCTAGACACAAAAGGCCACCTGTTGTGTGATTCCAGTTATGCATAGTGTCCCAGATGGGCACATCCATGGGGACAGAAAGCAGAGGAGTGCttgccagggctgggggtgggtggtggtggggatgaCAGTTAAGGAGTATGGGGTCCTTTTGGGAGTGATGCAAGTGTTCCAAGGTTTGGAGCAATTGTGCTGTGGCCTATCAGGGAGGCAGTCTGGCAGGTGGGGTTGTCATGTGCTCTTGGCTATGCCAACCTCTTGCCTTACAAGGTGGCAAAGCTGGGGGAGACCCAGAAGGACCCAGACGACGGGCATCCTGCTCAGGTGGAAGGGCGGTATTGGATGTTGGTAAGGGTGGTGTCAGGCCCTCCTGGGCTGTGCTCCCTACTCATggctgctgcttcctttcacaAAACCAACATTTCCAGCAGCCAGGGAGTGCTCAGTGGAACCTGACCGGGAGCCTGTTCAGTGACATTGGGACCCCAGCATCACCCCTGGGTGCTGCCACTCACATCCGGTCAAATGGGGCTTGGCCCTCACCCTGTCCTATTGGAGCCTTCCTCTTCCACATCTAGGTgacttggtggcactgggatgaGGCGCCTCCTGCAGAAGTCAGTCTGTCCAACTCAACTTCTCAGCCTCCTGCTGACAAGTGGGTTCCTTCTTAGAGATGGGTGTCCCTGCTTTACAGCCTTGACTGAGTAGCCCCAAATCATGGTCCTCTAAGAAGCAGGCCTCAGAGGACACCATCCTGGTGTACTAAACAGTCATCAGAAAATGTGTGGCAGCTAGATTTCAGAGATTACAGTTTAGGGTAGAATGGATGGATTATAGGGTTTGAATTAATCTTCAAAGTTGACACACGTAGCAGTAAAAAGTCTacattttgtcttttcaaatGAAATGTAAAAAGCCCACACCCAACAATCCAGTCAGTCATACTCCAACCCCACGGTGGGCCAGATGGTCTTTTTCTACACCTATAATTTCCCGGGAAATTGTGACAGCTGAATTTGCATGATGCAACTTCAAATGGAATTTGCAAATGTGTGCATTCATGTGGTTTGGATGTGAGAATAATTCTTCCACCCAGTCATGTTGGGAAAACACACACTTCCCATTCCCCATGAACAAAGCCGCGCTCAGCGATGGACGGAGGGATGTGTGTGGGGTGAGCAGATAGATTCAGGGACAGGTGGATagcaggagggaggagagcaGAGGCGGATAGGCAGCTGGGGTGACACTGCAGTTGACTGGCTAATGACTGAGTGCATGGACACCCTTAGTTCCTTTGTGGCGTTAGAATTCACACTGGTCCAGCCCCACTGCTCCAGGTGGACTCGGCTCCCTGCACTTGTGACTCTTGGTCaccttcctcctcacccctggAGGTGGGCCTGAGATTTGGGTGGGTGGGATTTTTCCCCTCTGTGAGCGAACCCAAAGTCTCCTTTGAGTTGGTGCACCTGAACTGCTCATCACACACACAGCAGACATTCAGAATAGAGTTTACAACGGGTTTCCATGCATTCATTGCCATGCATCTCGCCCGAGAGCCTCCTACGGACTGAGGCGCACCTTGCCCATGCATTTCCATTGCCTGGCCAGGAACTAGGATCAAGGGAGGACTGTGATTGGCTTAGGACCATCCAGCAGCGAGGCCTGGGTCTCCTAACTTGTCTGTTCTCCAGGCTAACCCCCAGCACCCCTGAGCAGCCCAATGACAGGGCTGGACAGCCAGCTGACTGCACTGCCCTCAGCACCACCAGGGGGCAGCAGATGAACGTCCGCACTGCTGGCTGGGAGTCCTCTGTCCCAGACCTGGCTGGTTTTGGTTGGCTCCCTGTCCAGACAGGAAGGCCAAGGGCAGGGGGATAGAGCCCCCTTTCATGCTGAGAGAGTTACTTGGGGAGAACACACATGCACGAATGGGGCAGCATCAGCAGGGGGTCCCAGGTAAGGCATTGGGGGGAGGCCTCTTCTGCCCCAACAATGGGCCAAGCCTCTGAACAGTTGTTCCCAGCTTATTTCTCAAGCAAGTCTGAGAAATGATGGTGGTGAGAGGACCTCATTGCAAAGTAGAGGAGACAAGTGCAGTCCTCATGACAGCCAGTCTCAGAGCAGAGCCTGGGGGTGCTGCACCGGGCTGGAGCTCCAGACACCTGTTTCCAGGTTAGCAATTCCTTTCTCAGGGAGATGCTGGAGGGGTCCGCCTGTGGCCCCCTTATCTCACTGCTCCTTGGATGGCTCATCCCCCTCCCCAAGGAAGGTCCCTTTCCTTTGCCTGTTCACAAAAGTGCCCTACTGTTTTCTCAGAAGTAGACGCCCAGACAGGAGCTGCAGTCCTGGCAAGGGCTGGCTCCTCTCTGGCCTCTCTATGGGCCTTACCCTGCTCTGGTCCCATGCTTCCTCTCAGGCTGGGAAGAAGCAAGCTGACTCTGCAGAGGGCATTCCTAGCATAGGACCCCATAGCCAGCCTCTGTGTGGAGGGGTCCTCTCTGGGCTTGTAGTGAGGAGGGGGTTCCGTCCTGCTTTGGCCCCTGCCAggcaggcagagagagaagggcGACTGGGTTGTGGGGTGGCCGAGTTCAGCTGCTCGTCCACACTTGGGGGCTAGTCACACTGCCCGCAAGACAGCCAATCTCAGAGCAGGGCTTGGATCTGTCCAGGGTTTGCTAGTACCTCGGCACTCAGACGATCAGCACCAGGGCCCTGACTCTTATGTAATTTCCATCGCAGAATCTGCTCTTTCTACGCTTGAAGCCCCTCCCATTGGCCCACGAGGCCTAGGACTGAACATTCTCGCTGCCTGTCCTTCCCCGAAGCAATCACGGAGGCTGGCTGTGTCCCTGGGGAAAGGGCTTCCTGCTCACTCTTTCCTACTCATGTCATGCGTATTCCGCCCTAGAAGCCAGCTCTGCCCTCTGAGAACAGGGAATCCGGCCTTCGGAGGCATCGTGGGGTCCCTGGCAAGAGTGGAGGACCGGAACCGGGCTCTGGGGAGACCTGCATCCATGAATCCCCAGCCTCAATTAACTCCTCTGGAGTAGCTTGATGGGCCAAGCAGGCGCGAGAAGCCTAGCCCAGCCGGGTGTGCCCTCCCGGGCCTATCTCTCCTGACCCACCAGCCGAGGGCGCGTAGCGTGCCGGGGACCATCTCCTGACCTCCCCGGAGGTCCAGCGGCATACTGGAGGGGCGCAGGGACAAGGATCCCCATCATTCCGCAGGTGAGATCGCTTGCCGCGGGCGAGGGCTCCCCAGAAGTCCAGGGCCCTTTGGAGAAAGACGGCGGGCCCGGGACCTGAGCCGCAGCCTCAGCCCTCTGCAACTTTCGCGGGCTGTCGCGGGGCAGGAAGTGGGCAGGGGGAGCGGAGGAGGTGCTTGGGTCGCGGGGAGGCGCCAGGCGAGGGTGCTGGCTCCGCCCCCGGCCCCGCCCGGCCGTGGCCGCGCCCCCTGCGCCCCCAGCGCCCCGGAGCAGCGAAGCCTTGGAGTCCGATCGCCGGGCTACGAACGCAGAGGCTGCGGGCGGGGCGAACAAAGCGGCGGCGGCGCAGGCGGCTCAGACCCGGGACGCACAGAGCGAGCGACCCGCCGGGCCTTTGTCTCGGGCGGGGCAGGAGCAGCGGCCGCCGCGGGGCGCCCCGAGCGCAGAATGCGGCGCCCGGCGGGGCGGATCGGGGAGCGCTGCGGCGGTGGGAGGCGTGGAGCCCGGCCCGGGGCCCGAGTGGACTTGTGTGTGTGAAGGGGAGACCCAGAGCGCTGCCCGGCGCCCGCCCTGTGGCCGCACGTGGGCGGGAGCGGCGGCCCGAGAGGAGCtccaggagaaggaggaggaagaggagggacgCGCGGCGGCGCAGCGGGGACCCGGGGCCGCCCGCGCGAAGCCCCGCCCCGGCCGCTGAGCCCCTCGCGGGCGGGCGGGATGCCCCGCGGCTGCCGCACTTTGGCCGGAGCGCTGTCCTGAGCCAGCCGGTTCAGCATCTGCGGCGAGTGCGGCGAGCGCACGGGCGCCGCGGGCGCCATGGAGCAGTGGCGGCAGTGCGGCCGCTGGCTCATCGACTGCAAGGTCCTGCCGCCCAACCATCGGGTCGTGTGGCCCTCGGCCGTGGTCTTCGACCTGGCGCAGGCGCTGCGCGACGGCGTCCTCCTGTGCCAGCTGCTGCACAATCTCTCCCCCGGCTCCATCGACCTCAAGGACATCAACTTCCGGCCACAGATGTCCCAGGTGAAGGTCCGGACGTGGCGGGAGGGGCCCCGGAGCTCTGGCGTTTGCGCCGCGGGGCGCGCGAGCCGGAACGCCGAGGTCGCCGCGGCGGGAGGCCGGGGCACTGTGGCTGGGGCGATCGAACTGGGACGTCGGCGGGCGGCTGGCGGGAGTGGGGGGAGCGGTAGAGATGAGGCTCGCCTCCATCCTTCCGAGCCGGCTCCACCTAGCCGCTATCCCCGAAGGCGCGAAGTTGGCCAAAGTCCCCCAAGCCCGGGGTGCGCCTCCGCCGCCCGCCGGTACTACCCGGGTGCACTCATTCCCCGGCTGCACCTCCCAGCGTGGAGGGGGATTCCAGCTCCGGAGAGCACTGTCGTTCCCCTCCAGGGCCTGGGCGCCCAGGCCCCGCGAGTGTCCCTTCCGCCCCGGGAGCCTGCCGCGCCGGGTGGCCGCGCCGGGGACCGCGTCTTCGGGCTTCGCGCCTGGTGGCTGGAGCCGGTGGAGGACGAGCAGGCGCTCTGGCTGCGCCGGccccgggcggggcggggcggggcgggggttcCCGGGGCCGCCCCCCTCTCCCGCCTCCGCCCCCTGCAGGACCTGGGCCCGGGGCAAATGACCTCAGGGCTCTCAAATCTGGCCGGCTTCCTCACCCGCCTCCCTTCGGGCCCTCAAATGTGGCCTTTGTCGCGGCGAAGGCAAGCATGTGACCGCAGGGCCGGGCAGGAAGATGTCCGCTCCGCTGGCCGGAGCTGCTTTTCTTGGCCGCTCGAAGGGAACTTGGCTGAGAGTTAAGCAGAATCCAGGCTTGCGGCCTGCCCTCTGGGGGTCACAGAACCCCCACCCCATCGCGCTTGGACCGGATCCGGGAGGCAAACGGGGCTGCGGGAGGAGGGCATTCCGGGTCCACCTAGTACTGTCCAGGTGCGACCTGCCTGCTAGCTCGGTCACCTCTGTCCCAGCCACCAGCCTTAGGCAACTCCAAGTGGACAGCGACCATTCACTAGTGGGACTTAGGGAAGCTGGTGTccaggagggagggatggagtgAGTCACGGATCTTAACTGTTCCAGCC
Above is a genomic segment from Castor canadensis chromosome 13, mCasCan1.hap1v2, whole genome shotgun sequence containing:
- the LOC141415690 gene encoding uncharacterized protein; protein product: MAPAAPVRSPHSPQMLNRLAQDSAPAKVRQPRGIPPAREGLSGRGGASRGRPRVPAAPPRVPPLPPPSPGAPLGPPLPPTCGHRAGAGQRSGSPLHTHKSTRAPGRAPRLPPPQRSPIRPAGRRILRSGRPAAAAAPAPPETKARRVARSVPSAFVARRSDSKASLLRGAGGAGGAATAGRGRGRSQHPRLAPPRDPSTSSAPPAHFLPRDSPRKLQRAEAAAQVPGPPSFSKGPWTSGEPSPAASDLTCGMMGILVPAPLQYAAGPPGRSSPGHHAALLTLLSGFFLAVTVSQTHWAAVVPQSHSRRQTVLSGVPEPGLQSRDLQDFCGVGSDRHTVMTGQARRCSPAETLTSGTQLPAPLPPDSDIV